In Clostridium sp. SY8519, one genomic interval encodes:
- a CDS encoding AraC family transcriptional regulator encodes MRENKQRLSGETLDRLLFEIRNEPAPGGETEFLQQKKAELLRLSAVRLSPEPVNPGSKNKYSSDYTQIEQTARILRDRLHENPDLNTLARIACMSPSKLKYTFKAITGYSIGQYRRRLRLEKSLQLLADPHLSFAEIARQIGYRKPGSFSIFFEKATGMRPAEYRSYITSHTSEKADPPLF; translated from the coding sequence TTGAGAGAAAATAAACAGCGCCTTTCCGGCGAAACATTAGACCGTCTCCTTTTTGAAATTCGAAATGAACCCGCTCCCGGCGGCGAAACAGAATTTCTTCAGCAAAAGAAAGCCGAACTGCTGCGTTTATCCGCTGTCCGTCTTTCTCCGGAACCGGTGAACCCCGGCAGCAAAAACAAATATTCTTCCGACTATACACAAATCGAGCAGACAGCCCGGATACTTCGTGACCGCCTGCATGAAAATCCTGATCTGAACACGCTGGCACGCATCGCCTGCATGAGTCCGTCCAAACTGAAATACACTTTTAAGGCGATTACCGGATACTCCATCGGACAGTATCGCAGACGGCTGCGCCTGGAAAAAAGCCTGCAGCTTCTCGCAGATCCGCACCTGTCCTTCGCCGAAATCGCCCGGCAGATCGGCTACCGCAAGCCCGGCAGCTTTTCTATATTTTTTGAAAAGGCCACCGGCATGCGTCCTGCAGAATACCGCAGCTATATAACCTCCCACACATCCGAAAAAGCAGATCCTCCACTTTTTTAA